The region CGGCGGGCGTGCCGCTCTCCTCGGCGGGGAAGAACTTGTCCTTCGCGCGGGTGTAGGGCGTGACCACGAAGAAGTAGATGACCGCCGCGAGGATGGCGAAGGCGACCAGCGCCGTCAGGAACGGTCCGATGAGGACGTCGCCCGGAGCGAAGGTGTCGAAGTTCGGCTCGTTGCCGCCGGTCACCTTGCTCACCGCGGAGAGCAGCATGCCGGTGAAGGCGGTGACCACGGCGGCGAACGACGTGCCCATGATGACGGCCACCGCGAGCTCGACGAGGTTGCCTCGGAGGATGAAGTTCTTGAATCCAGTCATGGTGCTCCCTCTTGCTGGGCCCCGAGAGGCCGACTGCGTGAATGGCAGAACGCTATCGCTCCCACGACACCGTCAGGAACTGCGAGAGCGCCGCGGACGTGATCTCCACGGCTTCTCGAGCAGACGCGCCGATCACGACGAGTGCACCTCCGGTGCCGCCGGCCGGCCCCTCAGGTACGTCGCGGGGCGTGGCCAGGACGGTCACGTCGCGCGCGATCGTGGTGGCGGCGCCCGTGCCCGGGTCGGTCGCCAGCAGGTCGACGACGTCGCCCGGGCGCAGGAGCGTCGCCATCCCGGCGTCGGGCAGCCGGACCGGCAGGACCGTGTCGCCGGCCTGCGCCTCGGCCAGGCCCGGACCCACGACCCGGGCGTCGGTCAGCACCTCGCCACGGCCGATCGGTGCCGCCAGCACGCGACCGGTCGCCTCGCCCGCGGCGTCGGGAGGTGCGAGGTCCGAGGGGAAGTCGCGGGTCGCGAGGTCGTCGTCGCCGAGGAGGGTGCCCGACGGCAGGTCCCTTGTCGCGACCAGCACGGACACGGTCTCGGGTGGCGGCGGCGCGATCGCGCGGATCGCGGCCAGGGCGGCGATCCCGGCCAGCACGGCCGCGGCCAGCCGCCGACGGCGCCGCAGCTGGTGGCGTACGGCTCGCAGGCGGCGTCGCGCTGGTGGGAGTCCCGGGAGCATCCGACGACGCTAGGCCGGATCGGCCCGGTGCCGCTCGGGCTCTCCACAGGGCCCGCGAGCCGAGGGCGCCCGGGTCGAGCAGCGGTGGGAGGTCAGTCCGAGGAGGACGAGCTGCTCGACGAGGTCGAGCTCGACGAGCTCGAGCCGCTCGTCGAAGTCGACGGCGTCGAGGAGGAGGACGACGAGGTGTCCGAGCTCTTCGTGCTCGACGACGCGGTGTCGGAGGACGACGTGGTGGAGCGGGAGTCGTTGCGGTAGAAGCCCGAGCCCTTGAAGACCACGCCGACGGCGTTGAAGACCTTGCGCAGCTTGCCGTCGCACACCGGGCAGACGGTGAGCGCGTCGTCGCTGAAGCTCTGGAACTGCTCGAACGCGTGGCCGCACTCGGTGCAGGCGTACTGGTAGGTGGGCATGTGGGTCCTTCGAGAGCGACTGCGAGGAGAGATGGGGACGATCGACGGGGCTGGCGCGACGCGCTGGCACTCGGGCCGACCGACTGCCAATGGTACGGCACAATGCGAACCGATGACCGAGCCCTCCGCACAGACCGAGCCTGCGACCGCCCCTCCCCGGACCAGCTGGTGGCAGACCTTCCGACGCGCGCCCCGCGCCGTGCGCTGGACCGCGTGGACCGCCGTGGGGCTGGTGGTCGTGCTGCTCGTGCTCGCGGCGGCTGCCGTGGTCGTCGTACGCCGTCCGCTGCCGCAGGTCGACGGCGCGGTCGAGGTGCCGGGACTGTCGGCGTCGGTCGAGGTGATCCGCGACGGCAACGGCATCCCGCAGCTCTACGCCGACACCGACGACGACCTGATGTTCGCGCAGGGCTACGTGCACGCGTCCGAGCGGTTCTTCGAGATGGACTTCCGCCGCCACGTGACGGCCGGCCGGCTCTCGGAGATGTTCGGCGACACCACGCTGGAGACCGACCGGTTCGTCCGCACGATGGGCTGGCGCCGGGTCGCCGAGCAGGAGTGGGCGCTGCTGCAGCCGGCGACGCGCGACGCGCTGACGTCGTACGCCGCCGGGGTCAACGCCTACATCGGCGACCGGTCGCCCTCGGAGCTGTCGGCGGAGTACGCCGTGCTCGGCCTGACCGGTCTCGACTACACGCCCGAGGAGTGGGACCCGATCGACTCGCTCGCCTGGCTCAAGGCGATGGCGTGGGACCTGCGCGGCAACATGGACGCCGAGGTCGACCGGGTGCTGCTCTCGCTCGACCACACCGACGCCGAGATCGCCCAGCTCTGGCCCGACTACCCCTACGACGAGCACCCGCCGATCGTCTCCGGCGGCGGCGTCGTCGACGGCGTCTTCGAGCAGAACGCGACGTCCAACGGCACCCGCAACCCGCGGCGACCGGCGTACCCCCGGGGTGTCGTCGACGCGCTCGAGGGCGTGCAGGCGAGCGTCGAGGCGATGCCCGACCTGCTCGGCAAGGGCCGCGGGCTGGGCAGCAACTCGTGGGTCGTCGACGGCGCGCACAGCTCCACCGGCATGCCGATCCTGGCCAACGACCCGCACCTCGGCGTCAGCCAGCCGGGCATCTGGATGCAGATGGGGCTGCACTGCCGCGAGGTGTCGGACGCCTGCACCCTCGACACCGCGGGCTTCACCTTCTCCGGCGTGCCCGGCGTGATCATCGGCCACAACGCCGACATCGCCTGGGGCTTCACCAACCTCGGCCCCGACGTCACCGACCTCTTCCTGGAGAAGACCGAGGGCGACGACCGCTACGTCCGCGACGACACCACGGAGCCGATGCAGGTGCGCACCGAGACGATCGAGGTGCGCGGGCAGGACGACGTGTCGCTGCGAGTCCGCGAGACCGTGCACGGGCCGCTCATCAGCGACGTGTCGTCGGAGTTCGCGACCGTCGGTGCCAACGCGCCCGCCGACGACGACGGTGACCGGGGGAGCGGGTACGCCGTCGCGCTGGCGTGGACCGCGCTCGATCCCGCGCCGACCGCCGACGCCATCCTCGAGCTCAACCGCGCGAGCGACTGGGACTCGTTCCGCGCCGCGGCCGCCGACTTCTCGGTGCCGTCGCAGAACCTGGTCTACGCCGACCGCGACGGCCACATCGGCTACCAGGCGCCGGGACGGGTGCCGATCCGCGGCGGCGGCAACGACGGAACGATGCCGGTCGAGGGCTGGAACAGCGCCAACGACTGGACCGGCGACGACATCCCGTTCGACGGCCTGCCGAGCGTGCTCGACCCGGAGGAGGGCTTCATCGCGACCGCGAACCAGGCGGTCATCGGCACGCGCTACCCCTACCTCCTCACCCAGGACTGGGACTACGGCTACCGCTCGACCCGCATCCGCGACGTGCTGACCGCGGAGGGGGAGCTCTCGGTCGCCGAGATGTCGGCGCTCCAGCTCGACACGACCAACCCGATGGCCGAGGAGCTCGTGCCCTACCTGCTCGACATCGACGTGCCCGGCGGCTACTACCGCAACGCCCAGAACCTGCTGCGCGACTGGGACTTCACCTCGCCGGCCGACAGCGCGCCGGCGGCGTACTTCAACGTGGTCTGGCGCAACCTGCTCGACCTGACCTTCCACGACGACCTGCGCCAGCGCACCTGGCCCGACGGCGGCGACCGGTGGTTCCTGGTCGTCGGCCGGATGCTGTCCGAGCCCGCCGGGCCGTGGTGGGACGACGTCGAGACCGACGAGGTCGAGACCCGCGACGACATCCTGCGGCAGGCGCTCCTCGACGCCCGCGACGAGCTCACCCGGCGCCAGGCGCGCGACGTCCGGCTGTGGGAGTGGGGCCGGCTGCACCGGATGAACCTCCACAACGCCACCCTCGGCGAGTCCGGCGTGGGACTGGTCGAGCGGCTGTTCAACCGCGACGGCTGGGAGGTCGGCGGCGGCAGCGCGATCGTCGACGCCACCTCGTGGAACGCCGTCGACGGCTACGAGGTCACCGCCGCCCCGTCGATGCGGATGGTCGTCTCGATGGCCGACCTCGACGACTCGCGCTGGATCAACCTCACCGGCGTCTCCGGGCACCCGGCCTCGTCGCACTACTCCGACCAGACCGAGCTCTACGTCGACGGCGAGACCCTGCCCTGGGCCTTCACCCGCGACGCGGTCCTCGCCTCGGCGGAGGACACGCTCGTGCTCCGGCCGCTCGTCACCGAGTAGAAGTCGTGATCCCCGGTCAGCCGGGGATCACTCAACTTGTCGGCCCTTGCAATGCCTGACAAGTTCAGCGATCCCCGGTCAGCCGGGGATCACGAGGGGTACGACGCCGCCCGCCGTCAGCGCGAAGCCGACCGGGAGGTCGTGGGGCTCGGTGGGCACCGCGACCCCGACCTCGTCGTCGTACAGCACCACGGCGACGGGGGTCCCGGGCGTGACGCGGGGGAGCGCCCGGTCGTAGCAGCCACCGCCCTGGCCGAGCCGCTCGCCGGTCGAGGAGACCCCGAGCCCCGGCACGAGGACCACGTCGGCCTGGCCGATCGCCTCGCGACCGAGTCGCTCGCCGGTCGGCTCGAAGAGCCCGCGCACGGCCGGGGCGAGGCTGTCGCGGCCGGTGTAGACGGCCCAGTCGAGGTCGAGGCCGGGCAGCACCACCGGGAGGAGCACGCGCTTGCCGGCGGCGACGAGCGCGTCGAGCAGGAGGCCGGTGCCGGGCTCGCTGCCGACGGAGACGTACGCCGCCACGGTGGCGGCACGGCGCACCTCCGACCACTCCGTGGCCACGTCCGCGACGGAGGCCGCGAGGAGGGCGGCCGCCTCGAGCGGACGGCGCTTGCGGGCAGCGCGCAGCTGGTCGCGCAGGGCGTCCTTGGTGACCGTGCTAACACCGGGATGTGGCGTGTCCACCTGAGCAGCCTACGATCGAAGCATGGGAAGCAAGGGCAATGCCCAGGGCCTCGCCCTGGCGCGCGAGAAGATGCGTGCGGCCGGAGTGGACGAGGTCGCGGTCGACACCTTCGCGCACTACTACCGACTCCTCGAGCACGGTGAGACCGGCATGATCGCCGAGGACACCATCGACCCGCTCGACATGGAGGCGCTGGCCGACGTCGAGGTGCCCGACGACGTCGCGACCGAGGCCATCCGGCGGACCGCCGTGATCAAGCTCAACGGCGGCCTCGGCACGTCGATGGGCATGGAGCGCGCGAAGTCGCTGCTGTGCGTGCGCCGCGGTCTGAGCTTCCTCGACATCATCGCCCGGCAG is a window of Nocardioides oleivorans DNA encoding:
- a CDS encoding MscL family protein; the protein is MTGFKNFILRGNLVELAVAVIMGTSFAAVVTAFTGMLLSAVSKVTGGNEPNFDTFAPGDVLIGPFLTALVAFAILAAVIYFFVVTPYTRAKDKFFPAEESGTPADVALLEEIRDLLKSRGGAV
- a CDS encoding SAF domain-containing protein, whose amino-acid sequence is MLPGLPPARRRLRAVRHQLRRRRRLAAAVLAGIAALAAIRAIAPPPPETVSVLVATRDLPSGTLLGDDDLATRDFPSDLAPPDAAGEATGRVLAAPIGRGEVLTDARVVGPGLAEAQAGDTVLPVRLPDAGMATLLRPGDVVDLLATDPGTGAATTIARDVTVLATPRDVPEGPAGGTGGALVVIGASAREAVEITSAALSQFLTVSWER
- a CDS encoding FmdB family zinc ribbon protein; this encodes MPTYQYACTECGHAFEQFQSFSDDALTVCPVCDGKLRKVFNAVGVVFKGSGFYRNDSRSTTSSSDTASSSTKSSDTSSSSSSTPSTSTSGSSSSSSTSSSSSSSSD
- a CDS encoding penicillin acylase family protein, which translates into the protein MTEPSAQTEPATAPPRTSWWQTFRRAPRAVRWTAWTAVGLVVVLLVLAAAAVVVVRRPLPQVDGAVEVPGLSASVEVIRDGNGIPQLYADTDDDLMFAQGYVHASERFFEMDFRRHVTAGRLSEMFGDTTLETDRFVRTMGWRRVAEQEWALLQPATRDALTSYAAGVNAYIGDRSPSELSAEYAVLGLTGLDYTPEEWDPIDSLAWLKAMAWDLRGNMDAEVDRVLLSLDHTDAEIAQLWPDYPYDEHPPIVSGGGVVDGVFEQNATSNGTRNPRRPAYPRGVVDALEGVQASVEAMPDLLGKGRGLGSNSWVVDGAHSSTGMPILANDPHLGVSQPGIWMQMGLHCREVSDACTLDTAGFTFSGVPGVIIGHNADIAWGFTNLGPDVTDLFLEKTEGDDRYVRDDTTEPMQVRTETIEVRGQDDVSLRVRETVHGPLISDVSSEFATVGANAPADDDGDRGSGYAVALAWTALDPAPTADAILELNRASDWDSFRAAAADFSVPSQNLVYADRDGHIGYQAPGRVPIRGGGNDGTMPVEGWNSANDWTGDDIPFDGLPSVLDPEEGFIATANQAVIGTRYPYLLTQDWDYGYRSTRIRDVLTAEGELSVAEMSALQLDTTNPMAEELVPYLLDIDVPGGYYRNAQNLLRDWDFTSPADSAPAAYFNVVWRNLLDLTFHDDLRQRTWPDGGDRWFLVVGRMLSEPAGPWWDDVETDEVETRDDILRQALLDARDELTRRQARDVRLWEWGRLHRMNLHNATLGESGVGLVERLFNRDGWEVGGGSAIVDATSWNAVDGYEVTAAPSMRMVVSMADLDDSRWINLTGVSGHPASSHYSDQTELYVDGETLPWAFTRDAVLASAEDTLVLRPLVTE
- a CDS encoding 5-formyltetrahydrofolate cyclo-ligase, which encodes MDTPHPGVSTVTKDALRDQLRAARKRRPLEAAALLAASVADVATEWSEVRRAATVAAYVSVGSEPGTGLLLDALVAAGKRVLLPVVLPGLDLDWAVYTGRDSLAPAVRGLFEPTGERLGREAIGQADVVLVPGLGVSSTGERLGQGGGCYDRALPRVTPGTPVAVVLYDDEVGVAVPTEPHDLPVGFALTAGGVVPLVIPG